The following are encoded together in the Culex pipiens pallens isolate TS chromosome 1, TS_CPP_V2, whole genome shotgun sequence genome:
- the LOC120431852 gene encoding dnaJ homolog subfamily C member 25 homolog gives MDLKFCLIFCFFGHGCFAHLLQGLYCGLENCYELLDVTRQSTKQEIARNYRQLAKKYHPDLHKGEADKKVAEEKFMIIARAYETLRDEGSRADYNYMLDNPDEYYSHYYRYFKRRTKIDVRLVVLVCISIISIVQYFSRKQRYEEAIKYFMTVPKYRNKALEIINQSQDGVKKLSNDRLSSRRILYGLVLVFRQLCNDVL, from the exons ATGGACCTCAAATTTTGCCTAATTTtctgcttctttgggcatggcTGTTTTGCCCATCTCTTACAAGGACTATATTGCGGCCTGGAGAACTGTTATGAACTTTTAGATGTAACGCGGCAATCCACAAAGCAAGAAATAGCTCGAAATTATCGGCAATTAGCCAAAAAATATCACCCAGATTTGCACAAAGGAGAAGCGGACAAAAAAGTTGCTGAAGAGAAGTTTATGATAATTGCAAGAGCCTATGAAACGCTCAGAGATGAAGGTTCCAGAGCCGATTACAACTATATGCTGGACAACCCGGACGAATACTATTCTCATTATTACCGATACTTCAAACGAAGAACAAAAATTGACGTTCGATTGGTGGTGCTTGTGTGCATAAGCATCATAtctattgttcaatatttttcaagaaaacaaCGATACGAAGAGGctattaaatattttatgaCTGTACCAAAGTATCGCAACAAAGCACTGGAAATAATTAACCAATCACAGGATGGTGTTAAAAAG CTCAGCAACGACCGGCTGTCGTCCAGACGAATCCTCTACGGCCTCGTCCTAGTCTTCCGTCAGCTCTGCAACGACGTGTTGTAG
- the LOC120431854 gene encoding uncharacterized protein LOC120431854: MDCDYVAVKFPPLVRGIIPLNLNTGRQEQDSMFPTDIESLVGTSPSNVSLPCAGDCSDSVLLFELAGSPTDQVYCCGLADVAIVRGELTVAGWGDIGVSHVMGQLEGDLKSQLM; the protein is encoded by the coding sequence ATGGACTGTGACTACGTGGCGGTCAAGTTCCCACCGCTGGTTCGGGGGATAATTCCGCTCAATTTGAACACCGGTAGACAGGAGCAAGACAGTATGTTCCCGACGGATATCGAGTCGTTAGTGGGCACATCACCATCGAACGTGTCGCTGCCTTGCGCTGGAGATTGCTCCGACAGTGTTCTGCTGTTTGAGCTGGCTGGATCGCCCACTGATCAAGTATATTGCTGCGGCCTCGCTGACGTTGCCATCGTTCGAGGTGAACTTACAGTCGCAGGTTGGGGTGACATCGGCGTTAGTCACGTGATGGGACAGTTGGAGGGAGACCTAAAGAGTCAACTGATGTGA
- the LOC120431853 gene encoding uncharacterized protein LOC120431853 isoform X2 has protein sequence MKVSCELDPAPIGKNIPAPIEEMFQAKIRGVMTESGKQFVTYFRPRRNASEVTSRPGRRNAKDKFSADQSPVPSWWNSHITYSLPAAKNNFQTTHGLVQTHPSFGKPAHRPAGSHRSPTRAPGLRSVSCTLAPVPPPELRLNPSLSARTSATKENRRGSATTLPWSTTSCWERKFIELPKIHFLKTNHLLPFSSAGRQEVGRSDRSASRRFGPSWWTRASRMLVEWTRPCASLRLD, from the exons ATGAAAGTATCTTGCGAACTAGATCCGGCTCCGATCGGCAAGAACATACCCGCCCCGATAGAGGAAATGTTCCAGGCCAAGATCCGGGGCGTGATGACCGAAAGCGGCAAACAGTTTGTAACGTACTTCCGTCCACGAAGGAACGCTTCAGAAGTGACGTCACGACCTGGTCGAAGAAATGCGA AAGACAAATTCTCCGCCGACCAGTCGCCTGTTCCGTCCTGGTGGAACTCGCACATCACCTACTCCCTGCCCGCCGCCAAGAACAACTTCCAGACCACGCACGGTCTCGTCCAGACACATCCGTCCTTTGGAAAGCCGGCCCATCGGCCAGCGGGATCCCATCGATCGCCAACCCGAGCCCCCGGTCTCCGTTCCGTCAGCTGTACTTTAGCACCAGTGCCACCCCCCGAACTCCGCCTCAATCCCAGCTTGTCCGCTCGGACGAGTGCCACGAAGGAGAACCGCCGAGGATCTGCTACTACTCTACCGTGGAGTACTACATCGTGCTGGGAGCGTAAGTTCATCGAACTTCCAAAAATCCACTTTCTCAAGACTAACCACCTTCTTCCCTTCTCTAGTGCAGGCAGACAGGAGGTCGGTCGGAGCGATCGAAGCGCTTCAAGGAGGTTTGGTCCAAGCTGGTGGACACGTGCTTCGAGGATGTTGGTGGAATGGACAAGGCCTTGTGCCAGCTTAAGATTGGACTAA
- the LOC120431853 gene encoding uncharacterized protein LOC120431853 isoform X1 encodes MKVSCELDPAPIGKNIPAPIEEMFQAKIRGVMTESGKQFVTYFRPRRNASEVTSRPGRRNASTKDKFSADQSPVPSWWNSHITYSLPAAKNNFQTTHGLVQTHPSFGKPAHRPAGSHRSPTRAPGLRSVSCTLAPVPPPELRLNPSLSARTSATKENRRGSATTLPWSTTSCWERKFIELPKIHFLKTNHLLPFSSAGRQEVGRSDRSASRRFGPSWWTRASRMLVEWTRPCASLRLD; translated from the exons ATGAAAGTATCTTGCGAACTAGATCCGGCTCCGATCGGCAAGAACATACCCGCCCCGATAGAGGAAATGTTCCAGGCCAAGATCCGGGGCGTGATGACCGAAAGCGGCAAACAGTTTGTAACGTACTTCCGTCCACGAAGGAACGCTTCAGAAGTGACGTCACGACCTGGTCGAAGAAATGCGAGTACGA AAGACAAATTCTCCGCCGACCAGTCGCCTGTTCCGTCCTGGTGGAACTCGCACATCACCTACTCCCTGCCCGCCGCCAAGAACAACTTCCAGACCACGCACGGTCTCGTCCAGACACATCCGTCCTTTGGAAAGCCGGCCCATCGGCCAGCGGGATCCCATCGATCGCCAACCCGAGCCCCCGGTCTCCGTTCCGTCAGCTGTACTTTAGCACCAGTGCCACCCCCCGAACTCCGCCTCAATCCCAGCTTGTCCGCTCGGACGAGTGCCACGAAGGAGAACCGCCGAGGATCTGCTACTACTCTACCGTGGAGTACTACATCGTGCTGGGAGCGTAAGTTCATCGAACTTCCAAAAATCCACTTTCTCAAGACTAACCACCTTCTTCCCTTCTCTAGTGCAGGCAGACAGGAGGTCGGTCGGAGCGATCGAAGCGCTTCAAGGAGGTTTGGTCCAAGCTGGTGGACACGTGCTTCGAGGATGTTGGTGGAATGGACAAGGCCTTGTGCCAGCTTAAGATTGGACTAA